From one Triticum urartu cultivar G1812 chromosome 3, Tu2.1, whole genome shotgun sequence genomic stretch:
- the LOC125544400 gene encoding uncharacterized protein LOC125544400 isoform X1: MEKLRPAVLLLLFFIGVQFPCVSPPTVYADAAGRADLASAHTPKDTNFPAPNRKCTCEIESFCTPSTELAKAVPWIAFILSSGVSLVPAIRVGKLGPDDQGGCHTLFWWFLIFNLWGYIMWNVYTESCNRFDPIRVASFIGAAISFVLFVKAYKKLPKRGVDLRLYNTFHTVFGFLLFTAVVRTQAGLLGWSCLGVTVVAHFFRISATDYTQFNVVLFCASIIGTISGFLWLVHPDLCIAKHYKITSYIVSCLRGLETFMWCAPKIAQILATLEGHHRNE, encoded by the exons ATGGAGAAACTCCGCCCAGCGGTACTGCTGCTGCTGTTCTTCATTGGAGTACAGTTTCCATGTGTTTCTCCCCCGACTGTGTACGCTGATGCTGCGGGAAGGGCAGACCTCGCCTCCGCACACACCCCCAAGGACACCAATTTCCCAGCGCCAAACAGAAAATGCACATG TGAAATCGAGAGTTTTTGCACTCCGAGCACAGAGTTAGCCAAGGCTGTTCCTTGGATAGCCTTCATCTTATCGAGTGGCGTTTCACTTGTTCCAGC TATCCGTGTTGGGAAGCTAGGACCAGATGATCAAGGTGGTTGCCATACCTTATTCTGGTGGTTTCTAATCTTCAACCTTTGGGGCTACATCATGTGGAACGTATACACCGAATCGTGTAACCGTTTTGACCCAATCCGAGTGGCATCTTTTATTGGGGCCGCAATAAGTTTTGTTCTTTTTGTCAAAGCGTACAAGAAGCTTCCAAAGAGAGGGGTG GATTTGAGATTGTATAACACATTTCACACGGTCTTTGGGTTCCTCTTATTCACTGCTGTTGTAAGGACGCAAGCCGGTCTCCTCGGTTGGAGTTGCCTAGGAGTTACCGTCGTTGCACATTTCTTCAGGATAAGTGCCACT GACTACACTCAATTCAACGTCGTACTGTTTTGCGCATCAATTATTGGAACTATTAGTGGCTTCCTTTGGCTAGTCCACCCAGACCTGTGTATTGCGAAGCATTACAAA ATTACTTCATATATTGTCAGCTGTCTCCGGGGGCTCGAGACTTTCATGTGGTGCGCTCCAAAAATCGCACAGATATTGGCCACGCTGGAGGGTCACCATAGGAATGAATGA
- the LOC125544400 gene encoding uncharacterized protein LOC125544400 isoform X2, whose translation MEKLRPAVLLLLFFIGVQFPCVSPPTVYADAAGRADLASAHTPKDTNFPAPNRKCTCEIESFCTPSTELAKAVPWIAFILSSGVSLVPAIRVGKLGPDDQGGCHTLFWWFLIFNLWGYIMWNVYTESCNRFDPIRVASFIGAAISFVLFVKAYKKLPKRGVDLRLYNTFHTVFGFLLFTAVVRTQAGLLGWSCLGVTVVAHFFRISATDYTQFNVVLFCASIIGTISGFLWLVHPDLCIAKHYKLSPGARDFHVVRSKNRTDIGHAGGSP comes from the exons ATGGAGAAACTCCGCCCAGCGGTACTGCTGCTGCTGTTCTTCATTGGAGTACAGTTTCCATGTGTTTCTCCCCCGACTGTGTACGCTGATGCTGCGGGAAGGGCAGACCTCGCCTCCGCACACACCCCCAAGGACACCAATTTCCCAGCGCCAAACAGAAAATGCACATG TGAAATCGAGAGTTTTTGCACTCCGAGCACAGAGTTAGCCAAGGCTGTTCCTTGGATAGCCTTCATCTTATCGAGTGGCGTTTCACTTGTTCCAGC TATCCGTGTTGGGAAGCTAGGACCAGATGATCAAGGTGGTTGCCATACCTTATTCTGGTGGTTTCTAATCTTCAACCTTTGGGGCTACATCATGTGGAACGTATACACCGAATCGTGTAACCGTTTTGACCCAATCCGAGTGGCATCTTTTATTGGGGCCGCAATAAGTTTTGTTCTTTTTGTCAAAGCGTACAAGAAGCTTCCAAAGAGAGGGGTG GATTTGAGATTGTATAACACATTTCACACGGTCTTTGGGTTCCTCTTATTCACTGCTGTTGTAAGGACGCAAGCCGGTCTCCTCGGTTGGAGTTGCCTAGGAGTTACCGTCGTTGCACATTTCTTCAGGATAAGTGCCACT GACTACACTCAATTCAACGTCGTACTGTTTTGCGCATCAATTATTGGAACTATTAGTGGCTTCCTTTGGCTAGTCCACCCAGACCTGTGTATTGCGAAGCATTACAAA CTGTCTCCGGGGGCTCGAGACTTTCATGTGGTGCGCTCCAAAAATCGCACAGATATTGGCCACGCTGGAGGGTCACCATAG
- the LOC125544401 gene encoding uncharacterized protein LOC125544401 — protein sequence MPSLLFRLVRALLNLVKETLYPAVKPGRGVPVLRGGDAGFKRPAVLTCPRYIISVICEFAMLICITGTVCYYFTYDLPPEFSVHLTPIPSNSSVGAPAATTAIPRAFDIVLHASNRRATERCHHHGVGVVTYGGYTVASGHAPDFCVPWKGAREVPFELAWDWDDGVYLPEHLRGRIGAAERVCAVEFEVQVRLLQGGDASSSTGTPTWMWCKARIGGAPGAVTPCTVFAPQNWFSPLA from the coding sequence ATGCCATCTCTTCTCTTCCGACTTGTGCGAGCCTTGTTGAATTTGGTCAAGGAAACATTGTACCCAGCCGTGAAGCCCGGACGTGGTGTCCCCGTCCTACGCGGTGGCGACGCCGGCTTCAAGAGGCCGGCGGTGCTCACCTGCCCCCGCTACATCATCTCCGTGATCTGTGAATTCGCCATGTTGATCTGCATCACCGGGACGGTGTGCTACTACTTCACCTACGATTTGCCACCTGAGTTCTCCGTCCACTTGACGCCGATCCCGAGCAACAGCAGCGTGGGGGCTCCGGCCGCGACGACGGCCATCCCCCGGGCCTTCGACATCGTCCTGCACGCCAGCAATCGCCGCGCTACGGAGAGGTGCCACCACCACGGGGTGGGAGTGGTGACGTACGGCGGCTACACCGTCGCGTCGGGCCACGCGCCCGACTTCTGTGTGCCGTGGAAGGGGGCGCGCGAGGTGCCGTTCGAGCTGGCGTGGGACTGGGACGACGGCGTTTACCTGCCCGAGCACCTGCGCGGCCGCATCGGGGCGGCGGAGAGAGTCTGCGCCGTGGAGTTCGAGGTCCAGGTGAGGCTCCTCCAGGGAGGCGACGCCAGCTCCAGCACGGGCACGCCGACGTGGATGTGGTGCAAGGCGAGGATCGGTGGGGCGCCTGGCGCCGTCACGCCCTGCACCGTGTTCGCTCCACAGAACTGGTTTTCGCCCCTGGCTTAG